From the genome of Tsukamurella pulmonis:
CGGACCGTCACCCTCACCGCGACGGTGCGCCCGAACCTGCGGTGGGACCTCGCGCTCGCGGTCGACGGCGCCGAGGCCGCCCTGCTCCCGGACCGCGTCCAGCTCATCGGCATGGCGCCGTGGACCGGCATCTCCGTCGGCCTCGACGCCCGTGGTCCCGTCGCCTGGGAGCTGCGCGGGCGCCGCGGCACCTTCCCGTACTCCGGTGCGCTGCACGCGGTCACGTACACGCCGGGTGCCGTCGGCGTCCCGTCGAACGACATCGACCGCCTGCAGCAGGAGGCCGAGGAGGAGGCGGACTGAGCGGATTGCGCCCGCGCTGAACGCAACCCTGGCCCCGTCGGCCCGGATCGGGTGAGCTGGATGCACTACGACGCACGTAACGGACCCCGGAGGCAGCCATGACCGCAACGCTCGATCCCACCACCGTCTCGCCCGAGATCACCGTGACCAAGCTGGGCGAACACATCGGCGCGATCGTGCACGGGGTGCGGCTCGGCGGCGACATCGACGACGCCACCGCCGAGACGGTCTTGGACCTCCTGGCCGAGCACGAGGTGATCTTCTTCCGCGACCAGCACCACCTCGACGACGCCGGCCAGCACGCGCTCGCGCGCCGCCTGGGGGTGCCGACCACCCCGCACCCGACGGTCCGCTCGGACTCCGATCTGCTGCCGATCGAAGGCGCGGCGAACAGCTGGCACACCGACGTCTCCTTCGTCGACCGCGTGCCCAAGGCGTCGATCCTGCGCCCCGTCGTCCTGCCGCCGCACGGCGGGAACACGACGTGGGCGTCCACCACCCGCGCGTACGACCGGCTGCCGGCGCCGCTCAAGGCGCTCGCGGACAACCTCCGCGCCATCCACACCAACGACTACGACTACGCCGGCCACAACGCCACCTACCAGCGCGCCGAGTACCACCGCGAGTTCATCCGGAACATCTTCGAGGCGGATCACCCCGTGGTGCGCGTGCACCCGGAGACCGGCCGACGGTCGCTGCTGCTGGGCCACTTCGTGAAGTCCTTCGCGGGCCTGAGCACGCAGGACTCGGCGCCGATCCTCGCACTGCTGCAGCGGCGGATCGAGAACCCCGACAACACCGTCCGCTGGGCGTGGCAGCCGGGTGACGTGGCGATCTGGGACAACCGCTCGACGCAGCACTTCGGTATCAACGACTACGGCGACCACCAGCGACTGCTGCGCCGCGTGACGCTCGCGGGCGATCTGCCCGTCGGCGTGGACGGCCGGGAGGGCGTGGCGCTCAAGGGCGACGCGTCGGACTACGCGCCGGTCACGCCCGCCCGCGCCCGAGGCTGATCCAGCCAGCGCAGGACCTGCTGATAGACGGCGTCCGAGCGCAACAGAGTGAAGTGATGGGCTCCGCCGAGGTGCATCCCCGCCTCGGCGGTGAAGCCGATGCGGCGGGCCTTCCCACGGCCCGCCGCGCTCGGCGCGAGCACGAGGCCGTCGCCGATGAGGCGGCCCACGGGATTCGCGCCGCTGCGGGTCACGGTCGCGGCGACGAAGTAGTGATCGGCGCCGTCCAGGAGGGGCACCTCTGCGGCGACGGCCCGGCCCAGCGCGTCCGCGTCCCGATCGCGCCAGTCCTCGTCGACGATCGACCCGCCGCGCAGGTCGCGGATCCCCGCGCTGCGGCGCCGCAGCAGCCGGCCGAAGGGCGCGGTCTCGGGCACGGCCATCAGGGCCGCGCTGCCGTAGTGGGCGGCCTGCTCGAGCGGGGCGCCCAGGTGCGGCGTCCCCAGGCTGACGGTGGCCGACACCGCTGCAGGCCAGGCCATGACGGCCCCGTCGGCCGAATGCGCCGCACTGCGGGCGACGAGGCCGCCCATGGAGTGACCGAGGAGCACGATGTCCTCGACGGGAACGGGCCATGCTTCGACGAGCCGCTCGATCAGCTCGGCGACGTCGCGGCCGTTGTCGCTGATGTGTCGGCCACTGTTGTAGCGCACGTAGACCGGCGTGTACCCGAGGTCGACCGCGAGTCGCACCCCGTAGTCGTCGGCCTCGAGACCGCCGACGCCCCAGGCGTGTTCGG
Proteins encoded in this window:
- a CDS encoding TauD/TfdA dioxygenase family protein, which translates into the protein MTATLDPTTVSPEITVTKLGEHIGAIVHGVRLGGDIDDATAETVLDLLAEHEVIFFRDQHHLDDAGQHALARRLGVPTTPHPTVRSDSDLLPIEGAANSWHTDVSFVDRVPKASILRPVVLPPHGGNTTWASTTRAYDRLPAPLKALADNLRAIHTNDYDYAGHNATYQRAEYHREFIRNIFEADHPVVRVHPETGRRSLLLGHFVKSFAGLSTQDSAPILALLQRRIENPDNTVRWAWQPGDVAIWDNRSTQHFGINDYGDHQRLLRRVTLAGDLPVGVDGREGVALKGDASDYAPVTPARARG
- a CDS encoding esterase/lipase family protein, coding for MNAVRDRRRAEVRALAELGCSEIAGTADGVHGVHRAISDRVFRYVRRGVGPAVAPVRALHDGITDGVYATIGTVARTVGRVASVGADWPGERPPSETARGAALIGAVLGLIGDDLESQGSPLAADPVTVRVDGAVVHLGDGPVPPGRLDPTEVFDGATGRVVVLLHGLTETEHAWGVGGLEADDYGVRLAVDLGYTPVYVRYNSGRHISDNGRDVAELIERLVEAWPVPVEDIVLLGHSMGGLVARSAAHSADGAVMAWPAAVSATVSLGTPHLGAPLEQAAHYGSAALMAVPETAPFGRLLRRRSAGIRDLRGGSIVDEDWRDRDADALGRAVAAEVPLLDGADHYFVAATVTRSGANPVGRLIGDGLVLAPSAAGRGKARRIGFTAEAGMHLGGAHHFTLLRSDAVYQQVLRWLDQPRARAGVTGA